From Bacteroidota bacterium:
TTGGCCGGATTCGGGGTGATGACCTGGAGTTTGGAGGGGTCCCCTTCCGCCACCTGAAGCGGAAGAACCTTGTTCGCCGTCGCGGATTCCCGGAGCCTCTGGGGAAGCTGCTCGAGCGTCCGGTTGATGAACAGGAGCTTGTCTCCGTCGATCCCGAGCGCGGAGAGGTCGATCCGCTTGAAGGAATAGTACCTCGCGAACTCGTCGTAGACCCGTTCACGGTCGGCCGCGAAATCCTCGATGAGAACCTGAAACAGCCGGCGCTTGTCCGTATCGCCCTGCAGCTTCTTCCTCGTCAGGGCGTCGTTGACCATTTTTCGGGAGACGATTCCCTTGTTGACAAGAGACTCCACGAATCCGGAAACCCCCTGGGCCGTGCTCGCTATGCGGGCTTCCCTCTGGCTCTCAATCTTGTCCGTGCCCGGCTTCCCCTCCTCTCCGGTGGGGATGCGGTTGTCCTGCTCAGGGTGAGATGGCTTGTGAGAATCCATGGTGTTCTTAAAACGTACGAATTTTCCGCTTTGCAATCAAGACTCAGATAATCCTGAGCCGGGCGTACTTCAGGAGAAGGTTTTTCCTCCCGACCGACTGGAACCGGATGACCGCCTTGAGAGAATCGCCCGACCCTGACAGCCCCTCCACCCGGCCCCTGCCGAACACTTCATGATCCACCAGGCCTCCGACCCTCAGGGGGAGGGCGTCGTCTCCTCCGCCGGCGCCGAAACCGCCCGGCTCCGGGGCCGCCGGATCAGGCCCGGGAGGATCCGGAAAGAAGCGGTCGCCCTCATCGGCGGCATCGTTCCGCGAAAAACGGTCGCGCGCAGCGCGGTTCCGGAAACCGGCCGGATGCGGAACCCTGTACCCCCCGCCGTGAACAATTTCGAGCAAAGCGGGGTCGACCTCCTCGAGAAACCGGGAAGGCGACTGCGAGGACGCCTCGCCGAACCTGAAACGGACCCTGGCATGACTCAGGTAAAGCTTGCGCATCGCCCGCGTCACGCCGACATAATAGAGCCGCCGCTCTTCCTCGATCTCTTTTCTGTCCGATGTCGGGCTGTAGAACGGAAGCAGCCCCTCCTCGAGCCCCGTGATGAACACGACGGGGAACTCAAGGCCCTTCGCGCTGTGGAGCGTCAGGAGCGTGACGGCGTTGTGCGAATCGTCCCACTGGTCGATGTCCGAGAGGAGGGAGACCTCCTGCAGGAATTCCTCGAGTGAACGCTTCCCTCCGGCGCCGAACTCGGTGATCGCGGAAAGGAGCTCCTGCACGTTCTCCCACCGGGCCATCGCTTCCGGAGTTCCCTCCGCCTTGAGGAGCGGCAGGATCCCCAGTTCGTCGATCATCGAGCGGACGAGCTCGCTCGGGGAGATTTCCTGCTTGAGTCCGGCGTACTTCCGGAAGAGGGCTGCGACTCCCGCCATCGCCGCCCGGGCGGAAGCGGAAAGTCCGGAAATTTCTCCCGCCCTCGCCGCGGCCCCAAGAAGTCCGATCCCGGCGGCCTTCGCAAACTCGACCAGCCGCTTCACGGCGACGTCGCCAAGCCCCCTGGCGGGGTAGTTGAGGATTCGCAGCAGGCTGTCGTTATCGGAGGCGTTGACCAGGACCCGGAGGTATGCCAGGACGTCCTTGATCTCCTTCCTCTGGTAAAACTCCACCCCGCCGACGATGACGTACGGGATGCTGTTCCGCCGGAGCGCGTCTTCGAGGGAACGGGATTGGGCGTTTGTCCGGTACATGACCGCTACCTGGGAGAGGTCGGCCTTCGACTTCCGGCATTCCCCGACGATCGAGGAGGCGACCGCCGCGGCCTCGTGGCGGTCGTCTTCGCATTCCAGGACCGTGATCAATTCGCCGGCGGGGTTCGCGGTCCAGAGGTCCTTTGACAACTGGTCGACATTCTTTTTGATGATCTGGTCCGCCGCCGCCAGGATGGTCTTTGTCGAGCGGTAGTTTTGTTCGAGGCGGATGATTTTGGCCTCCGGATAATCCCGTCCGAAATCGAGGATATTGCGGATGTCGGCGCCGCGGAAGGCGTAAATGCTCTGCGCGTCGTCCCCGACGGCGCAGACGTTCCTGTGGCGCTCGCCGAGTTGCTTCACCAGCGAGTACTGGGCATGGTTCGTATCCTGGTACTCGTCGACGAGGATGAACCGGAACCGGTCCTGGTACTTCAGCAGGGTCTTGCGATGGCCGCTGAATAACTCGATCGGACGCACGAGCAGGTCGTCGAAGTCCATGGCGTTATTGCGCTTCAACCCGGCCTGGTACTCCTCATAGACGGACGCGGTGTTCTCCTCGAAGACGTCCGAGGCGAGACGCCGGTACTCCACGGGGGAAATGAACTCGTTCTTGGCCCCGCTGATTCGCGACCTGATCGCCTGGGGGTTGAATTGTTGCGAGGGAATCCCCAGCGAGTTCATGATGCGCTTGATCAGCGCCTGGCTGTCCTGGGAATCGTAAATAGTGAAGTTGCTGGTGAATCCGATCTGTTCGCATTCGATTCGCAGCAGCCGCGCGAGGAGGGAATGAAACGTCCCCATCCAGAGCTGGGCGCTCTTCGCCCCGACCAGCCTCGTGATCCGCTCTTTCATCTCGCTCGCGGCCTTGTTGGTGAACGTGAGCGCAAGAATCGAATAGGCGGGGACTCCCATGCCGATCAAATGGGCGATCCTGTAGGAGAGGACGCGCGTCTTGCCGCTTCCGGGGCCCGCGACAACCATGAGGGGACCTTCGACGGTTCTGACAGCCTCCTGCTGCCTCGGATTCAACTCGTCAAGCGGGATCGTCATCGTGTTGAGCTACGGGGGATGGTGTACCGGAAGACCGGCGTTGTGAAGAGGAGGACGGACGGGATGGACGGTACGGCCGTGCGGGCGGCGGACGCCGTGCGCGTCACGAGGCCGGGCCCCTACAGGATAATCGCGCCCTCCAGGCGAAGGAGGAACTCCTTGGTTTTGATCCCGCACGAGTAACCGACAAGCGCCCCATCCGTGCCGAGGACCCGGTGGCACGGTACGATGATCGGGAGCGGGTTTGCTCCGTTCGCCCGGCCCACCGCCTGAAAGGCCTTCGGAGCGCTGACCCGTTTTGCAAGGTGTTTATAGGTGATCGTGCTGCCGTAGGGAATCTTCGAGAGCTCTTTCCAGATCCGGATCTGGAAGGGGGTGCCGATCAGATCGACCGAACAGGTGAATTTTGCCAGCTTTCCGTTGAAGTACCGTGTCAGCTGGTCGATGACCTCCTTGTTGCGGGCCCTGTTGTCGATGACGCTCTCGACGTCGCAGTGTTCCTTCAGCCATTCAAAAAAATCTTTCCGCGATTCCCGCGGCACGCTGATCTTGCAAACACCTCTCTCCGTCGACGCCACATAAATTCTTCCGATGCGCGAATCGAACGACGTGCAGTACACTTTCGTTCGCGACTCCGGGGCTCCCTGCTCGCCGTTTCTGTCTCTCTCTCCCTCAACCTTGCCCTTCTTCTTCAGCGCGTTTGCAACCCTTGCACTTTCGAGCGTTGCAATATCTTCAAGCATAAATTGTCATCGTCCAAGAATCGTGGTCTGTGGAACTACCTCAGGAATTGTCGTGCGTGTGAAGTACAACGGCGATGATGATGTCACATCCCCCTCCAGGATTTCCTCACTACTGATGAACGACCTGATCGGTAAGCGATTGCGACGGCGCGTGTCCGAGAGGACAGCGTGGACTAATAATAGACATATTGGAAAAGAAAAGCAAGGCAAAAATGACGCTCGAAAAAAATTTTCCGCGACGCGACACGGCGTCCCCGCGAAAATTCCCGCGCGTGCGATCCCGGCGGCTCCGCGTGTGAAACCTCGTGGAACATTTTTCCGGGAACGGAAGCGGTCCCGCGTTCCGCGAATTCCCCGGGTGAAAGGAATCACCTTAGAAGAATGCTCTAACTTCTGCTTTCATTGTATGCACGGGAGAAGATCCGCCTTCGCTCCGGCCGTCGTACGAGATCGTGCTCTGGATGAACTGCGTCAACCGGTAATCCATTCCCACATGCCAGAGCCACGACTGCCCGCCGACTTTTCCCCCGGTGAGTTCGAACGGGAGGATCCCTCCTGCCCGGGCCAGCGTCACCTCCTCTCTCGTGAATTCAGCCCGGACCTGCCCTTTTCCGGCGAGCGAGTAGACACCCCGGATCGATTCGGTGTTAAGACTCGCGCGCGACGTGTCAAAATTGAGAGCTTCGCCCGTCGTGACTTTTATCCCCATTTCAACGCTCTGTTCGGGCCGGTAGGTCCAGTCGGTCTCTATACTACGGGAGAGGATGCTGCGAACCCGGTAGTCGGATTGAGGGGAACTGAGAAGGTCCTTCTTTTGAATCAGGTCGGTCTGGTTGGAAAACTCCCTCACCGGCTGCCACCGGACCCG
This genomic window contains:
- a CDS encoding UvrD-helicase domain-containing protein, translating into MTIPLDELNPRQQEAVRTVEGPLMVVAGPGSGKTRVLSYRIAHLIGMGVPAYSILALTFTNKAASEMKERITRLVGAKSAQLWMGTFHSLLARLLRIECEQIGFTSNFTIYDSQDSQALIKRIMNSLGIPSQQFNPQAIRSRISGAKNEFISPVEYRRLASDVFEENTASVYEEYQAGLKRNNAMDFDDLLVRPIELFSGHRKTLLKYQDRFRFILVDEYQDTNHAQYSLVKQLGERHRNVCAVGDDAQSIYAFRGADIRNILDFGRDYPEAKIIRLEQNYRSTKTILAAADQIIKKNVDQLSKDLWTANPAGELITVLECEDDRHEAAAVASSIVGECRKSKADLSQVAVMYRTNAQSRSLEDALRRNSIPYVIVGGVEFYQRKEIKDVLAYLRVLVNASDNDSLLRILNYPARGLGDVAVKRLVEFAKAAGIGLLGAAARAGEISGLSASARAAMAGVAALFRKYAGLKQEISPSELVRSMIDELGILPLLKAEGTPEAMARWENVQELLSAITEFGAGGKRSLEEFLQEVSLLSDIDQWDDSHNAVTLLTLHSAKGLEFPVVFITGLEEGLLPFYSPTSDRKEIEEERRLYYVGVTRAMRKLYLSHARVRFRFGEASSQSPSRFLEEVDPALLEIVHGGGYRVPHPAGFRNRAARDRFSRNDAADEGDRFFPDPPGPDPAAPEPGGFGAGGGDDALPLRVGGLVDHEVFGRGRVEGLSGSGDSLKAVIRFQSVGRKNLLLKYARLRII
- a CDS encoding methylated-DNA--[protein]-cysteine S-methyltransferase gives rise to the protein MLEDIATLESARVANALKKKGKVEGERDRNGEQGAPESRTKVYCTSFDSRIGRIYVASTERGVCKISVPRESRKDFFEWLKEHCDVESVIDNRARNKEVIDQLTRYFNGKLAKFTCSVDLIGTPFQIRIWKELSKIPYGSTITYKHLAKRVSAPKAFQAVGRANGANPLPIIVPCHRVLGTDGALVGYSCGIKTKEFLLRLEGAIIL